Proteins encoded together in one Telopea speciosissima isolate NSW1024214 ecotype Mountain lineage chromosome 6, Tspe_v1, whole genome shotgun sequence window:
- the LOC122663995 gene encoding 2-hydroxyisoflavanone dehydratase-like, producing MDSSDQEVARELLPLLRVYKNGRVERLMGSNFVPSSLNDPETDVSSKDIVISSESSVSARLYLPKLNNQDNNKKLPLFVYFHGGGFCVESAFSLLGHRYLNLIVSQANVVAVSVEYRLAPEHPLPVAYDDCWTAIQWVAAHARGGTTTTTAAAAEPWLTTYADFDRVFVGGDSSGGNIVHNVAMRAGKHGLPNGVKIYGALLVQPYFWGSEPIGSELNADPNQRAFTERVWRFVAPYSSGIDDPTINPVVAGAPSLAELGCSRVLVSVAGKDLLRDRGILYWEELKKSGWKGEAELFDVEGEDHAFHVFNTATENAVILIKRLASFLSSE from the coding sequence ATGGATTCCAGCGACCAAGAAGTAGCACGAGagcttctccctctccttcGTGTCTACAAAAATGGCCGTGTTGAGCGACTCATGGGTTCAAACTTTGTCCCCTCATCGCTCAACGATCCAGAAACCGATGTCTCATCAAAAGACATCGTCATCTCATCGGAATCCAGCGTTTCTGCCCGTCTGTACCTCCCAAAACTCAACAATCAAGATAACAACAAGAAGCTACCTCTCTTTGTCTACTTCCACGGTGGAGGCTTCTGCGTTGAATCCGCCTTTTCCTTACTTGGCCACCGATACCTTAATCTCATCGTCTCCCAAGCTAACGTTGTCGCCGTCTCCGTCGAGTATCGTCTAGCCCCAGAACACCCTCTACCAGTCGCCTACGATGACTGCTGGACCGCAATCCAATGGGTTGCAGCCCATGCCAGAggcggcaccaccaccacaactGCCGCTGCCGCCGAACCCTGGCTGACCACTTACGCAGATTTTGATCGAGTCTTCGTGGGCGGCGACAGTTCTGGAGGCAACATCGTCCACAACGTGGCCATGCGTGCAGGCAAGCATGGGTTGCCTAATGGAGTTAAAATCTATGGTGCTCTCCTAGTTCAACCATATTTTTGGGGATCTGAGCCAATTGGGTCAGAATTGAATGCAGATCCAAATCAGAGAGCATTTACGGAGAGAGTCTGGAGATTTGTTGCGCCGTATTCTTCTGGAATTGATGATCCAACGATTAATCCGGTGGTGGCGGGGGCTCCGAGCTTAGCGGAGCTAGGGTGCTCGAGGGTACTTGTTAGTGTTGCCGGTAAGGATTTGTTGAGAGATAGAGGAATACTTTATTGGGAAGAGTTGAAGAAGAGTGGATGGAAAGGAGAGGCGGAGTTGTTTGACGTTGAAGGAGAGGATCATGCTTTCCATGTCTTCAATACTGCAACTGAGAATGCTGTGATTTTGATCAAACGTTTGGCTTCTTTTCTGAGTTCCGAATGA